In Nitrospirota bacterium, a single window of DNA contains:
- a CDS encoding DUF4388 domain-containing protein: MALTGDLAQLHITDIIQLIHTTRQSGNLSVAGSKGESRIIFSNGYIVGANHLSSRVRIGSVLVGMKAITSEDLQFALDTQKKAGVNRSPLVSTLKQLGRLKDDAAFKALKKLIEITVVELISWKEGTFTFDADAIAVSADCRYHPGEMEQEQSFDAQMVLMDALRVFDERERDRMSGAAVPTDEDLYAEVLPSSSSSDPASNKPVITADILGLADLDQLENRIPVKVVVSEEFDPVTIHRRIIRRILNDFPAEEQEKLVVFLKDATDSGSYYEGTGRQNRHAMAVILFSGDELLTHSLMTVCKNDGISIFGVSQETDIERVIEQCYKMSIQPVLVFDAPDEAAAGLSETDMTAGRLLIRSIHPHISFVQLLPPGSYQYALHCLGEGVRTIFPKPDRMVARETFIADMIMFLEAFRNAARCILIDPNASSATEMLSALKEKTAALRLLEDLDEVSSLLFETVSSAFERSVLFFVEGPGLAVKKTLIPAHESSSTEDLNPQLAVPLGKYSVFDDVVESGQAYYGESDDEVLHGQIFQKIGEPRNRKVFVLPLKVSGQVKVLIYADFGQKEVASAFTEAFEVLAVEAGLILENTSYRQQILKTTKK; the protein is encoded by the coding sequence ATGGCATTGACCGGAGACCTGGCACAGTTACATATCACAGATATTATTCAGCTGATTCATACCACAAGACAGTCCGGCAATTTATCCGTTGCAGGAAGCAAGGGTGAAAGCCGGATCATTTTCAGCAACGGATACATTGTCGGTGCGAATCATCTGAGCAGCCGTGTCCGGATCGGCTCGGTCCTTGTCGGCATGAAGGCCATAACTTCTGAAGATCTGCAATTCGCCCTTGATACGCAGAAGAAAGCAGGCGTCAATCGCAGCCCTCTGGTCAGTACATTGAAGCAGCTCGGCAGACTCAAGGACGATGCTGCCTTCAAGGCGCTCAAGAAACTGATCGAGATCACCGTGGTAGAACTGATCAGCTGGAAAGAAGGAACCTTTACCTTTGATGCAGATGCCATTGCTGTTTCGGCTGACTGCAGATATCATCCCGGAGAGATGGAGCAGGAGCAGAGTTTTGACGCCCAGATGGTATTGATGGATGCCCTGCGTGTTTTTGATGAACGGGAGCGGGACCGCATGTCCGGTGCCGCAGTGCCGACCGATGAGGACCTGTACGCCGAGGTCCTTCCTTCTTCATCTTCTTCTGATCCTGCTTCGAATAAGCCGGTAATCACTGCCGATATCCTCGGTCTTGCTGACCTTGATCAGCTGGAAAACAGGATCCCGGTCAAGGTCGTTGTTTCCGAGGAGTTCGATCCGGTAACTATTCATCGCAGGATAATCCGCAGGATCCTGAACGATTTTCCGGCTGAAGAGCAGGAGAAGCTGGTTGTTTTTCTGAAAGATGCCACGGACAGCGGATCCTATTATGAAGGGACCGGCCGGCAGAATCGTCATGCCATGGCCGTAATCCTCTTCAGCGGAGATGAACTGCTTACCCATTCGCTGATGACCGTATGCAAAAATGACGGCATCAGCATATTCGGGGTAAGTCAGGAGACTGACATTGAACGTGTTATCGAGCAGTGTTACAAGATGAGCATTCAGCCGGTCCTGGTTTTTGACGCACCTGATGAGGCAGCCGCCGGCTTGTCTGAAACAGATATGACCGCAGGCAGGCTTCTTATACGAAGCATCCATCCGCATATATCATTTGTTCAGCTCTTGCCTCCCGGCTCTTACCAATATGCCCTGCATTGCCTCGGTGAAGGTGTAAGGACGATATTTCCTAAACCCGACCGCATGGTTGCCAGGGAGACCTTTATTGCCGACATGATCATGTTCCTTGAGGCATTCCGGAATGCGGCGAGGTGCATTCTTATCGATCCCAATGCCTCTTCAGCAACAGAGATGCTGAGCGCACTGAAAGAGAAGACCGCTGCTCTTCGTCTGTTGGAAGACCTGGATGAGGTCTCCTCTCTTCTTTTTGAGACGGTCTCTTCAGCCTTTGAGCGCTCTGTCCTTTTTTTTGTGGAAGGTCCTGGTCTTGCGGTAAAGAAGACGTTGATCCCTGCACATGAAAGTTCGTCAACAGAGGATCTGAATCCGCAGCTTGCAGTTCCTTTGGGGAAATACTCTGTTTTTGACGATGTCGTCGAGTCCGGACAGGCCTATTATGGCGAAAGCGATGATGAGGTGCTGCATGGCCAAATCTTCCAGAAGATCGGAGAGCCCCGTAACCGGAAGGTCTTTGTCCTGCCGTTGAAGGTAAGCGGTCAGGTCAAGGTCCTGATCTATGCTGATTTTGGACAGAAAGAGGTAGCGTCTGCCTTTACTGAGGCCTTCGAAGTCCTTGCCGTGGAGGCCGGTTTGATCCTGGAAAATACAAGTTATCGTCAGCAGATATTGAAGACAACAAAAAAATAG
- a CDS encoding PilT/PilU family type 4a pilus ATPase produces MDSSTLAQILQIAFDKKVSDIHFEVGDPPMFRARGHLIRSKLSSLTNRDTEFVASTVMEQHNRKLPEDMKEFDTSYTLENVGRFRVSIFRQRGNIGVVMRTIPHSIASFEELKLPPVLGKISQSPNGLVLVTGPTGNGKSTTLASMIKFINDNFQYNIITIEDPIEFLFTSSKSCIIQREVGIDTDNFSGAVRAAMRMNPDVIMVGEMRDLDTIDSCIKAAETGHLVFSTLHTLNAASTINRIVGYFPPDMQENVRHRLADIIVATISIRLVRNKTDEGLIPVLEIMSATNTIKACIRDNHLDEIEHHIEKGRDEYHMQSLDQHLVQLCRDDVISLEEAKRISRSTDLERKLMYS; encoded by the coding sequence ATGGACAGTTCAACATTAGCGCAGATACTGCAGATCGCTTTTGACAAGAAGGTCTCGGATATCCATTTCGAGGTGGGGGACCCGCCGATGTTCAGGGCCCGCGGCCATCTCATACGGTCAAAGCTCAGCAGTCTGACGAACAGGGACACCGAGTTTGTGGCCTCTACGGTTATGGAGCAGCATAACCGGAAGCTTCCCGAGGACATGAAAGAATTCGATACCTCCTATACACTCGAAAACGTCGGCAGATTCAGGGTCAGCATCTTCCGCCAGCGGGGCAATATCGGCGTGGTCATGAGGACCATTCCGCACAGTATCGCATCGTTTGAAGAGCTGAAGCTCCCACCGGTGCTCGGAAAGATCTCCCAGTCCCCCAACGGGCTGGTGCTGGTGACCGGGCCTACGGGCAACGGCAAATCAACCACGCTGGCTTCGATGATCAAATTTATCAATGACAATTTTCAGTACAATATCATCACCATAGAAGACCCGATCGAGTTTCTCTTTACGTCAAGCAAGAGCTGTATTATTCAGCGGGAGGTCGGCATCGATACCGACAATTTCAGCGGTGCGGTCAGGGCTGCAATGCGTATGAATCCCGATGTCATCATGGTCGGCGAGATGCGCGATCTGGACACCATCGACTCCTGCATCAAGGCGGCAGAGACCGGTCACCTTGTTTTCTCTACGCTCCATACCCTTAATGCAGCCTCAACCATCAACCGGATCGTCGGTTATTTTCCGCCTGATATGCAGGAAAATGTGCGGCACCGGCTTGCCGATATCATCGTTGCGACCATCTCAATTCGTCTTGTCAGGAACAAGACTGATGAAGGTCTCATCCCGGTGCTTGAGATCATGTCAGCCACCAATACCATCAAGGCCTGCATTCGGGACAACCATCTTGACGAGATCGAGCATCACATCGAAAAGGGACGTGACGAGTATCACATGCAGAGCCTGGACCAGCATCTTGTTCAGCTCTGCAGAGACGATGTGATCTCGCTTGAAGAGGCAAAGCGCATATCCCGGTCCACTGATCTGGAACGAAAACTGATGTATTCCTAA
- a CDS encoding ATP-binding protein, translated as MKTAVTIKVQSHPRYLSLIRDVTTRFCMTCGLDEDLTGRIKLAVDEACSNVIKYAYRGDTSRGIVVKYAFSRKKISIIIEDSGEKADTEKIRGRDLDDVRPGGLGMHFIRRVFDLVEFDPKKAKGNRLLLMKQTGGNNEL; from the coding sequence ATGAAGACAGCCGTGACCATAAAGGTCCAGTCGCATCCGCGCTATCTCAGCCTTATTCGCGATGTGACAACACGGTTTTGCATGACCTGCGGTCTTGACGAGGACCTGACCGGCAGGATAAAGCTTGCGGTAGATGAGGCCTGCTCCAATGTGATCAAATACGCGTACCGTGGAGACACGTCCAGGGGAATTGTTGTAAAATATGCCTTCTCGCGAAAAAAGATATCTATTATCATCGAGGACAGCGGGGAGAAGGCCGATACCGAAAAGATCCGGGGACGGGATCTTGATGATGTGAGACCCGGCGGTCTTGGCATGCATTTCATCAGAAGGGTCTTTGATCTGGTTGAGTTCGATCCCAAAAAAGCGAAGGGCAACAGGCTGCTCCTCATGAAACAGACAGGGGGAAACAATGAATTGTGA
- a CDS encoding CxxxxCH/CxxCH domain-containing protein has translation MKSGDSCFSALTELIKYSCHTAAALFFFIVTVSFTTAAYGANTTSVGTVTAEAVGTTAIRVFMPYTGDDNANNTYTVDYKTCAASTWTNWVTNAAHSASPYTTAISGLINNQCYTVRTTYTDSDGINGSNPQTIQISAGWDLTLLHNSNRFPGTTKWSGDWGTPTGQYGQIDCETCHTRTTANIKRVKDAVITAPNAPAQRFSAETAGQAPVFQSTTTPNGFGDDTAGHATSQKICEVCHSATSYHRYNTSGQTNLDHNNNTDCITCHPHSLGFKDASACNSCHGAPPGSGTDTNAPAVYAASHARHYNAVSGGLPSSYTSVANRSTAAGYVFDCGICHSNNNSDHLANQDGTVDLKLPTGGTYAPGSYTGGDNPLPPGSVTFKNSNGTCSNVYCHGNYPGSGKNATPTWGSAASSACGTCHNGSNSVSPTSGSHFVHAGSGEHDYACTMCHKGIIGGTGPSGYTVNDKAKHANGSIEWSFDPADMRVNNGSAAYSIASGTVSPSDGTIRTYGTCNNLYCHSIVQTSTGGALTPNSADYKPPVWGSTSVCNSCHDTGPGVHYYNNPAPAGAPWISSGSHSKHLSYIFTVTTTIAPGDWIDKCAVCHSTGNGSLDPNYCTKCHNGYPDPSHANGVINVRFADLFGGVAATYNDPTGAPANGFTNCSNTYCHSDGTSISTGTIPVNISPTWGAGAQACDSCHSGGTVTGPSYANGTPKKNSHNKHVVESGYACVDCHDLTVDASNNIPSFGLVYHLNKAYNVRGAKIAGYTFAANGGTCSTQCHSDGKGNYTAPAWGGLPMGCNSCHGFAPNSGAHASHIQNAGLLSQIYGSTEVVSNAASYAFGCGNCHPTNVANHGNGIVDLSLNPADGGTLKSRNSGPSVSGAGAALQCNGIYCHSNGMASPTFVQTPQWGSTFTAGACSGCHGNSPNSAGQPAGSPAHGLHVVGIHFDNIYNGTSGLAAAGTPVSASHGSAASSTTINCNICHYNTVTTASNDLNTVCLNCHNGIQATERGIAVIADKSFHVNGTPDIALQTIQVKSKSQLRDDITTVNELNNNWSRSALSYKAGATPNDTAISALNTGTMWTAGTRTCSNVSCHNGKNVAWTESVNCRSCHTQLPQ, from the coding sequence ATGAAATCCGGGGACAGCTGTTTTTCCGCCTTAACTGAATTAATCAAGTATTCCTGTCACACTGCTGCAGCGCTATTCTTTTTTATTGTCACCGTCTCGTTTACGACAGCAGCATACGGCGCAAATACGACAAGTGTCGGCACAGTAACCGCAGAGGCAGTGGGGACCACAGCCATCAGGGTATTCATGCCCTATACCGGAGATGACAATGCCAACAATACCTATACCGTTGATTACAAGACATGCGCAGCCTCGACATGGACAAACTGGGTGACAAACGCAGCACACAGTGCATCGCCCTATACGACTGCCATAAGCGGACTGATCAATAATCAGTGTTACACGGTAAGGACAACGTACACGGATAGTGACGGCATAAACGGAAGCAATCCCCAGACGATCCAGATCTCGGCCGGCTGGGACCTCACACTGCTGCATAACAGCAACCGTTTCCCCGGGACAACAAAATGGTCAGGCGACTGGGGTACGCCGACAGGCCAGTACGGCCAGATAGACTGTGAAACCTGTCATACCAGGACAACTGCCAACATAAAACGGGTAAAGGACGCGGTAATTACAGCTCCGAATGCCCCTGCGCAGCGTTTCTCTGCAGAAACAGCGGGGCAGGCCCCGGTATTTCAGAGCACTACAACGCCAAACGGTTTTGGTGATGATACCGCAGGCCATGCAACATCACAGAAGATATGCGAAGTCTGCCACAGCGCAACCAGCTATCACCGCTATAACACATCAGGCCAGACGAATCTTGACCATAATAATAATACGGACTGCATCACCTGCCATCCCCATAGCCTCGGCTTTAAGGATGCTTCAGCCTGCAACAGCTGCCATGGAGCTCCTCCCGGCAGCGGCACCGATACAAACGCACCTGCTGTATATGCTGCATCGCACGCCAGGCACTATAATGCCGTTTCAGGGGGCCTGCCTTCCAGCTACACATCTGTGGCAAACCGTTCGACAGCAGCCGGTTATGTCTTTGACTGCGGTATCTGTCACAGCAACAATAATTCTGACCATCTTGCAAACCAGGATGGAACTGTTGACCTGAAACTGCCAACGGGAGGAACGTATGCACCGGGGTCTTATACAGGCGGGGATAACCCCTTGCCTCCGGGTTCGGTCACTTTTAAGAACTCAAACGGCACCTGCTCGAACGTGTACTGTCACGGAAATTATCCCGGCAGCGGCAAAAACGCAACGCCTACCTGGGGAAGTGCTGCCAGCAGCGCCTGCGGAACGTGCCACAACGGATCGAACTCTGTTTCTCCCACCAGTGGTTCTCATTTCGTTCACGCAGGCAGCGGGGAGCATGACTACGCATGTACCATGTGCCACAAGGGGATCATTGGCGGCACGGGACCATCTGGCTACACGGTCAATGACAAAGCAAAACATGCCAACGGCTCTATCGAATGGAGCTTTGACCCGGCTGATATGAGGGTTAACAACGGCTCAGCCGCCTATAGCATTGCAAGCGGGACAGTATCTCCTTCAGACGGGACAATACGCACATACGGCACCTGTAACAATCTCTATTGCCACAGTATCGTGCAGACATCTACCGGCGGGGCGCTCACGCCGAATTCTGCCGACTACAAACCTCCGGTATGGGGCAGCACCTCTGTCTGCAACAGCTGCCATGACACAGGCCCAGGGGTTCATTACTATAACAACCCTGCTCCTGCGGGTGCGCCATGGATCAGCAGCGGTTCACATTCAAAGCATCTTTCCTACATATTCACCGTTACCACGACGATCGCACCTGGCGACTGGATCGATAAATGTGCCGTCTGTCACAGCACCGGAAACGGAAGTCTTGATCCGAATTATTGTACAAAGTGTCATAACGGCTATCCTGACCCATCGCACGCAAACGGTGTCATCAATGTCCGTTTTGCCGATCTCTTCGGAGGCGTGGCTGCTACATACAATGATCCGACAGGGGCACCGGCAAACGGTTTTACCAACTGCTCAAACACCTATTGCCACAGTGACGGCACATCAATTTCGACCGGCACTATCCCGGTAAATATCTCGCCAACCTGGGGAGCAGGAGCTCAGGCCTGCGACAGCTGCCATAGCGGAGGCACCGTGACCGGTCCTTCATATGCTAACGGGACCCCGAAAAAGAACAGCCATAATAAACATGTAGTTGAAAGCGGCTACGCATGTGTTGATTGTCATGACCTGACCGTGGACGCTTCCAACAATATCCCGAGTTTTGGATTGGTATATCATCTGAACAAGGCATACAATGTACGAGGCGCTAAAATAGCCGGCTATACCTTTGCTGCTAACGGCGGCACCTGCTCGACTCAGTGCCATAGTGATGGCAAGGGCAATTACACTGCCCCCGCCTGGGGCGGTCTTCCTATGGGCTGCAATAGCTGCCACGGCTTTGCGCCTAACAGCGGGGCCCACGCTTCACACATACAGAATGCCGGTCTGCTTTCGCAGATCTATGGAAGCACTGAAGTGGTATCAAATGCAGCGAGCTATGCGTTTGGCTGCGGCAACTGCCACCCCACTAATGTTGCAAATCACGGCAACGGCATCGTTGATCTGAGCCTGAACCCTGCTGATGGCGGTACTCTGAAGAGCAGAAATTCCGGGCCTTCGGTCAGCGGCGCAGGTGCTGCCCTTCAATGCAACGGGATCTACTGCCACAGCAACGGCATGGCGTCTCCGACCTTTGTTCAGACGCCGCAGTGGGGCAGCACGTTCACGGCAGGGGCCTGCAGCGGCTGTCATGGCAACTCACCCAATAGCGCAGGGCAGCCTGCCGGATCTCCGGCGCACGGCCTGCATGTGGTCGGCATACATTTCGACAATATCTATAACGGCACAAGCGGGCTGGCTGCTGCCGGCACACCAGTTTCAGCCAGCCATGGCAGTGCAGCCTCATCAACAACGATCAACTGCAATATATGTCACTATAATACGGTCACAACTGCTTCAAATGACCTCAATACCGTCTGTTTGAATTGTCATAATGGAATCCAGGCAACAGAGCGGGGCATTGCTGTTATTGCAGACAAATCATTCCATGTCAACGGTACACCGGATATTGCACTGCAGACAATTCAGGTTAAGTCAAAGAGCCAGCTCAGAGATGACATAACGACTGTCAATGAACTGAACAACAACTGGTCCCGTTCTGCCCTCAGCTACAAGGCGGGTGCAACACCGAACGATACTGCCATCAGCGCGCTGAACACGGGAACGATGTGGACGGCCGGGACCAGGACCTGTTCAAACGTTTCGTGTCATAACGGCAAAAATGTTGCATGGACAGAAAGCGTGAACTGCAGATCATGCCATACTCAACTGCCGCAGTAG
- a CDS encoding ABC transporter permease, with translation MAFSILKDITDASRIINNSFYWTFVSPLRGKPVRIKATISEMVKAGYNSVPIVAVISFFVGIILALQAAYQLKRVGALIYVANLVGVSLTRELSPILTAIIVSGRSGSAFAAEIGSMKAAEEVDALITMGINPVRFLVSPKLLALMVMVPALTILSDVIGILGGFLLSTSVLEINAYNYYQQTLNALLVKDVFTGLIKAWAFGIVITIVGAYQGFKVEGGAEEVGRRTTSSVVISIFLVIIFDLFFTTLFYYFT, from the coding sequence ATGGCCTTCTCGATCCTGAAAGATATCACCGATGCCTCGCGCATCATCAATAATTCCTTCTACTGGACATTCGTCTCACCGCTGAGGGGCAAGCCGGTGCGCATCAAAGCCACGATCTCCGAGATGGTCAAGGCCGGATACAACTCTGTACCGATCGTTGCGGTCATCTCTTTTTTTGTCGGCATCATCCTTGCCCTCCAGGCCGCGTACCAGCTGAAGCGGGTTGGTGCGCTGATCTATGTTGCCAATCTTGTAGGCGTTTCGCTCACCAGGGAACTGAGCCCGATCCTGACCGCGATCATTGTTTCGGGAAGGAGCGGTTCTGCCTTTGCTGCCGAGATCGGCTCGATGAAGGCTGCCGAAGAGGTGGATGCGCTCATCACGATGGGCATAAACCCTGTGCGGTTCCTGGTAAGCCCGAAGCTTCTGGCGCTTATGGTCATGGTCCCTGCGCTCACCATTCTCTCAGATGTTATCGGCATCCTGGGCGGTTTTCTTCTCTCGACCTCTGTTTTGGAGATCAATGCCTACAACTACTACCAGCAGACCCTGAATGCCCTTCTGGTGAAGGATGTCTTTACCGGCCTGATCAAGGCATGGGCATTCGGCATTGTGATAACCATCGTAGGCGCTTACCAGGGGTTCAAGGTCGAGGGCGGGGCAGAAGAGGTTGGAAGAAGAACAACCTCTTCGGTCGTCATCTCAATCTTCCTGGTGATCATTTTCGATCTCTTCTTCACGACACTCTTCTACTACTTCACCTGA
- a CDS encoding STAS domain-containing protein: protein MNCEIGDYKGNTVISLSGEIDMHSSPVLREKLLNVINSKPQRLIVNFKDVSYIDSSGIATFVEGLKHVKAYKGRLQFSELPQSIMDIFSFSRLDKVFEICGNLDDAISR from the coding sequence ATGAATTGTGAGATCGGTGACTATAAGGGTAATACAGTCATCTCGCTGAGCGGTGAGATCGATATGCATTCATCGCCCGTGCTGCGGGAAAAACTGCTCAATGTCATTAATAGCAAGCCTCAGCGGCTCATCGTCAACTTTAAGGACGTATCCTATATTGACAGTTCCGGCATAGCGACCTTTGTCGAGGGCCTCAAGCATGTGAAGGCGTACAAGGGCAGACTGCAGTTCTCCGAACTTCCCCAGTCCATCATGGACATATTCAGTTTTTCGAGGCTTGACAAGGTCTTTGAGATCTGCGGAAATCTGGACGATGCGATCAGCCGCTGA